A genomic stretch from Bdellovibrionales bacterium includes:
- a CDS encoding helix-turn-helix transcriptional regulator — MSRKQLAEYLKEKRKAAGVSQSQVAEKLGYKCSQFISNWERGISSPPVGTLKDLAALYHVPDEEMLQKIIDVTLEEVKLDLEKRFRTESSLALNIDNAELVGDNGFHDPASESRKVI; from the coding sequence ATGAGCAGAAAACAATTAGCAGAATATCTCAAAGAAAAAAGAAAAGCGGCGGGAGTGTCGCAAAGTCAGGTCGCAGAAAAGCTCGGTTATAAGTGCTCGCAGTTTATCAGTAACTGGGAGCGCGGGATTTCATCGCCACCGGTGGGCACTCTCAAAGATCTGGCGGCTCTCTATCATGTGCCGGATGAAGAGATGCTGCAAAAAATTATCGATGTCACATTGGAAGAAGTAAAATTGGATCTGGAAAAACGTTTTAGAACAGAGTCAAGTTTGGCTCTAAATATCGACAACGCGGAACTCGTGGGCGACAACGGGTTCCATGATCCTGCGAGCGAGAGTCGTAAAGTGATCTGA
- a CDS encoding L,D-transpeptidase encodes MKLFSLALSVLVAMPLTSAFAQQQSDEALDEFEVLTEQMREYQDAYERGDILSPLKVQQYDTDAKEVKPEEAFEDYKSAVTDRYYGYQLFIMVNKSVSSKSSKERDPNVLQPQTMYIFARKGDEIKLRGVLPVSTGKEPAPGKSDTHEGFMRVQSAQATYTSRKFGEAMPFSLWFESEYGTAIHQTLQTRCDQLIGRRASAGCIRLCPGDAEKVFRVVTSGDYPRSSAIVLLDKKTGVPVSRGLAKALTKASKDGYITPKVIRGFPVMVRVIDGNTPEKVQEMQMLLQNPSQGFQRYFKPIGSQVMQGLSI; translated from the coding sequence ATGAAACTATTTTCTTTAGCTTTGTCTGTATTGGTGGCCATGCCATTAACCTCTGCATTTGCTCAACAACAATCTGATGAGGCCCTCGATGAGTTCGAAGTTCTCACGGAACAAATGCGCGAATATCAAGACGCTTACGAACGAGGTGATATCCTTAGCCCCCTGAAGGTTCAGCAATATGATACAGACGCTAAAGAAGTAAAACCCGAAGAAGCGTTTGAGGACTATAAATCCGCGGTCACAGATCGCTACTATGGTTATCAACTCTTTATTATGGTGAATAAATCTGTCAGCAGTAAATCCAGCAAAGAACGCGACCCCAATGTTTTGCAGCCGCAGACAATGTATATCTTTGCTCGTAAAGGCGATGAGATCAAGCTTCGCGGTGTCTTGCCGGTATCAACTGGCAAAGAGCCGGCTCCAGGCAAAAGCGACACGCACGAAGGCTTTATGCGCGTACAAAGCGCTCAAGCAACCTACACTTCACGCAAATTCGGCGAAGCGATGCCTTTCAGCCTTTGGTTTGAATCCGAATACGGAACTGCGATCCACCAGACTTTGCAAACTCGTTGTGACCAATTGATCGGCCGCCGCGCTTCTGCAGGTTGCATTCGTCTTTGCCCAGGGGATGCTGAGAAAGTTTTCCGCGTCGTGACTTCTGGCGACTACCCACGCAGTTCAGCAATCGTTTTACTTGATAAAAAAACCGGCGTTCCAGTTTCTCGCGGTCTTGCGAAGGCATTAACAAAAGCTTCTAAAGACGGTTACATCACACCGAAAGTCATCCGTGGCTTCCCAGTGATGGTTCGCGTGATTGATGGTAACACTCCAGAGAAAGTTCAAGAGATGCAAATGTTGCTTCAGAACCCTTCTCAAGGTTTCCAGCGTTACTTTAAGCCAATCGGCTCCCAAGTCATGCAAGGTCTTTCGATTTAA